One genomic window of Caenorhabditis elegans chromosome I includes the following:
- the C46H11.7 gene encoding ShKT domain-containing protein (Confirmed by transcript evidence) → MFRQFIISFAIFSVAFACEASESEGPCDGGILVCQTQVCDVAAGQCCPVTTVPLVTSTTAAVVTDSDGSTVTTTASAVTVTSTSTTSCADRLNPSTGVSDCPALAYLCNDTTYYTVMTQQCPRTCGRCNSTTTSSTSCADLVNPSTGVSDCTARASLCNDSVYYAVMTQQCPRTCGRCNSSSTVTSSSSTTASTTCVDQVNAATGVSDCPNRRAFCTNSAYATLMRAQCPLTCGFCTSG, encoded by the exons ATGTTCCGTCAATTCATTATTTCATTTGCCATTTTCTCGGTTGCATTTGCTTGCGAAGCTTCTGAATCTGAAGGAC CATGTGACGGTGGCATTCTTGTGTGCCAGACACAGGTCTGTGATGTGGCAGCTGGTCAATGTTGTCCTGTAACCA CCGTTCCCCTTGTGACTTCAACCACTGCTGCTGTGGTAACAGATTCTGATGgatctacagtaaccacaACTGCTTCAGCAGTTACAGTAACCTCAACCTCTACAACTTCGTGTGCTGATCGCCTCAATCCATCTACCGGGGTCTCTGATTGTCCAGCACTTGCCTATCTTTGCAACGACACCACCTACTACACAGTCATGACTCAACAATGTCCAAGAACATGCGGTCGTTGTAACTCAACTACCACAAGCTCCACTAGCTGTGCCGATCTTGTAAACCCATCCACCGGAGTTTCTGATTGTACTGCACGAGCTTCTTTGTGCAATGATTCAGTCTACTATGCCGTCATGACTCAACAATGCCCAAGAACTTGTGGAAGATGTAACTCAAGCTCTACCGTAACTTCATCTTCCTCCACAACAGCTTCAA CCACCTGTGTTGACCAAGTCAACGCAGCTACAGGAGTCTCCGATTGTCCAAACCGTCGTGCATTCTGTACCAATTCTGCCTACGCAACCCTTATGAGAGCTCAATGCCCACTCACTTGCGGATTCTGCACTTCTGGataa
- the C46H11.3 gene encoding putative actin-related protein 2/3 complex subunit 5 (Confirmed by transcript evidence), translating into MYNTDYKKYNVDIFHPAHFEDIQEESADCGPNVQEVRQFLESNRLEYALQSVLLNPPFGHSEQELKNRAVLLVAEVIHAFRQTDIEESVHKLSNENGDILMKYIYKAMQLCSDSATCLSLLLWHSQLVSKFGQGSIVRVLSNRQRL; encoded by the exons ATGTACAACACTGACTATAAAAAGTACAatgttgatatttttcatccagctcattttgaagatattcaGGAAG aatctgcAGATTGTGGGCCAAATGTGCAAGAGGTTCGGCAATTTCTGGAGTCAAATCGACTTGAATATGCTCTTCAATCCGTTCTCTTAAACCCACCATTTGGTCATTCTGAAcag GAACTCAAGAACCGTGCTGTTCTCCTTGTGGCCGAGGTTATTCATGCATTTCGACAGACCGATATTGAAGAATCAGTTCACAAGCTGTCAAATGAAAATGGAGACATTCTGATGAAGTATATTTACAAAGCAATGCAACTATGCTCTGATTCTGCCACGTGTCTTTCTCTACTATTGTGGCATTCTCAATTGGTATCAAAATTTGGGCAGGGATCCATTGTTCGAGTGTTGTCCAATCGACAACgtctctaa
- the lfe-2 gene encoding Inositol-trisphosphate 3-kinase homolog (Confirmed by transcript evidence): MLEAIYAKIMGVGTSRHDKRQGCWSWGGSSNSEEKRMKRPKKLPSKLRLKISGNQRRRRDDTFVVWEEIPTPSVCDHRDTMNSEASSSPPSAPTQERLMQIISCFPYPTTRPASPQCLPKPSPESCEHRAFCDAFGKLVQVSVETMAITALPMDVWLKERLKKWVQLSGHEGSIVPATPHTLYKKQCANCGEGRAYKNISKDPALDGFTPKYYDELEKNEEHFIEIEDLLQQFHDPTKTAIMDIKIGTRTFLESEVSNTKKRADLYEKMVAIDNDEPTEEERKCGAITKLRYMQFRERESSTAQLGFRIEAAKRLEGALEKNFKKVRTVEDVTTTFMDFFGTQRSRVRQQLIERLKSMRKAIEHSSFFNSHEVVGSSILIVFDTEKVGCWMIDFAKSSPVPNGRTLNHRTTWIPGNNEDGYLIGIDNLVKILEELPEYGEHPDDQLMVTEEVIARMKNTKS; encoded by the exons ATGCTAGAGGCGATTTACGCCAAG ataatggGAGTCGGGACAAGTCGTCATGACAAACGCCAAGGCTGCTGGTCATGGGGAGg ATCATCCAATAGCGAAGAAAAACGGATGAAACGGCCGAAAAAGCTCCCGTCCAAGTTGAGATTGaa AATAAGTGGAAACCAGCGTCGTCGTCGTGACGACACATTTGTCGTTTGGGAAGAGATTCCAACTCCATCAGTATGTGATCATCGAGATACAATGAACTCTGAGGCTTCATCGAGTCCACCATCTGCTCCAACACAAGAACGTCTCATGCAG ataatcaGCTGCTTCCCGTACCCGACGACGCGACCTGCGAGCCCTCAGTGTCTTCCGAAGCCGTCACCGGAGTCCTGTGAGCACCGAGCATTTTGTGATGCTTTCGGGAAGTTGGTGCAG GTATCCGTCGAGACTATGGCCATCACAGCGTTGCCGATGGATGTTTGGCTGAAAGAACGACTCAAGAAATGGGTGCAGTTATCAGGACATGAAG GAAGCATTGTACCCGCCACGCCTCATACGTTATACAAGAAACAGTGTGCAAATTGTGGAGAAGGAAGAGCTTataagaatatttcaaaagacCCAGCACTTGATGGATTCACACCTAAATATTATGATGAACtggagaaaaatgaagagc aTTTTATCGAAATCGAAGATCTCCTGCAACAGTTCCATGACCCCACAAAAACCGCAATTATGGACATCAAAATCGGAACAAGGACATTTTTGGAATCAGAAGTATCAAACACCAAAAAACGGGCTGATCTTTACGAAAAAATGGTTGCGATTGATAATGACGAGCCGACAGAAGAGGAGAGAAAGTGTGGAGCAATCACAAAATTACGATACATGCAGTTTAGGGAACGAGAGAGCAGCACTGCACAGCTCGGATTTCGAATTGAGGCAGCCAAG AGGCTCGAAGGCGCATTggagaaaaacttcaaaaaagtacGAACAGTTGAAGATGTCACAACTACATTTATGGACTTCTTTGGAACTCAAAGAAGCCGTGTAAGACAACAATTAATTGAACGACTGAAATCAATGCGAAAAGCCATCGAACATTCATCATTCTTCAATTCACATGAAGTCGTCGGAAGCAGTATTCTGATTGTTTTTGATACGGAAAAAGTGGGATGCTGGATGATTGACTTTGCAAAGAGTTCACCGGTTCCTAATGGACGAACACTAAACCATCGGACGACGTGGATACCTGGGAATAATGAAGATGGGTATTTGATAGGAATCGATAATTTAGTCAAG attctcgaAGAACTCCCCGAGTACGGAGAACATCCTGATGACCAGTTAATGGTCACAGAGGAAGTGATTGCCAGAATGAAAAATACGAAATCGTAG
- the phat-1 gene encoding ShKT domain-containing protein (Confirmed by transcript evidence), whose product MFRQFIISFAIFSVAFACEASESEGPCDGGILVCQTQVCDVAAGQCCPITTAAAVTSTTAAVVTDSDGSTVTTTASSVTVTSTSTTTCADRVNPSTGVSDCSALAYLCNDSTYYTVMTQQCPRTCGRCNSTSTSSTSCVDRVNPSTGVSDCPARAALCNDSNYYTLMTTQCPRTCGRCSTSSSTTSSSTTCADRVNPTTGVSDCPARASLCNNSVYYDIMTTQCPRTCGRCTSSSTISATSSASTTVSSTCVDQVNAATGTSDCPNRRAFCTNSAYISLMRTQCPLTCGFCTAG is encoded by the exons ATGTTCCGTCAATTCATTATTTCATTTGCCATATTCTCGGTTGCATTTGCTTGTGAAGCTTCTGAATCTGAAGGAC CGTGTGACGGTGGCATTCTTGTGTGCCAGACACAGGTCTGTGACGTGGCAGCTGGTCAATGCTGTCCTATTACCA CTGCTGCCGCTGTTACTTCAACCACTGCTGCTGTTGTGACCGATTCCGATGgatctacagtaaccacaACTGCATCATCAGTTACAGTAACTTCTACCTCCACGACAACGTGTGCTGATCGTGTCAATCCATCTACCGGAGTCTCTGATTGTTCAGCTCTTGCCTACCTTTGCAACGACTCGACCTACTACACAGTCATGACCCAGCAGTGCCCAAGAACATGCGGTCGCTGTAATTCTACTTCAACAAGCTCTACTAGCTGTGTTGATCGTGTTAATCCATCCACCGGAGTTTCCGATTGTCCAGCTCGTGCTGCTTTGTGCAACGACTCCAACTACTACACACTCATGACCACTCAATGCCCAAGAACTTGCGGAAGATGCTCCACTTCTTCTTCGACTACTTCATCGTCCA CCACCTGTGCTGATCGTGTCAATCCAACAACTGGAGTTTCCGATTGCCCAGCTCGTGCTTCTCTTTGCAACAACTCAGTCTACTATGACATCATGACCACCCAATGCCCAAGAACTTGTGGAAGATGCACATCAAGCTCAACTATctctgccacgtcatcagcTTCTACTACTGTTTCAT CCACTTGTGTCGACCAAGTCAACGCCGCTACAGGAACTTCCGATTGTCCAAATCGTCGTGCTTTTTGTACCAACTCCGCTTACATTTCCCTTATGCGTACCCAATGTCCACTTACCTGCGGATTCTGTACTGCTGgataa
- the lfe-2 gene encoding Inositol-trisphosphate 3-kinase homolog (Confirmed by transcript evidence): MTTLFEKLAELMLMDTDKYSPQKSRLFKRMAANIISCFPYPTTRPASPQCLPKPSPESCEHRAFCDAFGKLVQVSVETMAITALPMDVWLKERLKKWVQLSGHEGSIVPATPHTLYKKQCANCGEGRAYKNISKDPALDGFTPKYYDELEKNEEHFIEIEDLLQQFHDPTKTAIMDIKIGTRTFLESEVSNTKKRADLYEKMVAIDNDEPTEEERKCGAITKLRYMQFRERESSTAQLGFRIEAAKRLEGALEKNFKKVRTVEDVTTTFMDFFGTQRSRVRQQLIERLKSMRKAIEHSSFFNSHEVVGSSILIVFDTEKVGCWMIDFAKSSPVPNGRTLNHRTTWIPGNNEDGYLIGIDNLVKILEELPEYGEHPDDQLMVTEEVIARMKNTKS; this comes from the exons ATGAcaacattatttgaaaaacttgctGAGCTAATGTTGATGGACACCGACAAATATTCACCGCAAAAAAGTCGATTGTTCAAACGGATGGCTGCAAAT ataatcaGCTGCTTCCCGTACCCGACGACGCGACCTGCGAGCCCTCAGTGTCTTCCGAAGCCGTCACCGGAGTCCTGTGAGCACCGAGCATTTTGTGATGCTTTCGGGAAGTTGGTGCAG GTATCCGTCGAGACTATGGCCATCACAGCGTTGCCGATGGATGTTTGGCTGAAAGAACGACTCAAGAAATGGGTGCAGTTATCAGGACATGAAG GAAGCATTGTACCCGCCACGCCTCATACGTTATACAAGAAACAGTGTGCAAATTGTGGAGAAGGAAGAGCTTataagaatatttcaaaagacCCAGCACTTGATGGATTCACACCTAAATATTATGATGAACtggagaaaaatgaagagc aTTTTATCGAAATCGAAGATCTCCTGCAACAGTTCCATGACCCCACAAAAACCGCAATTATGGACATCAAAATCGGAACAAGGACATTTTTGGAATCAGAAGTATCAAACACCAAAAAACGGGCTGATCTTTACGAAAAAATGGTTGCGATTGATAATGACGAGCCGACAGAAGAGGAGAGAAAGTGTGGAGCAATCACAAAATTACGATACATGCAGTTTAGGGAACGAGAGAGCAGCACTGCACAGCTCGGATTTCGAATTGAGGCAGCCAAG AGGCTCGAAGGCGCATTggagaaaaacttcaaaaaagtacGAACAGTTGAAGATGTCACAACTACATTTATGGACTTCTTTGGAACTCAAAGAAGCCGTGTAAGACAACAATTAATTGAACGACTGAAATCAATGCGAAAAGCCATCGAACATTCATCATTCTTCAATTCACATGAAGTCGTCGGAAGCAGTATTCTGATTGTTTTTGATACGGAAAAAGTGGGATGCTGGATGATTGACTTTGCAAAGAGTTCACCGGTTCCTAATGGACGAACACTAAACCATCGGACGACGTGGATACCTGGGAATAATGAAGATGGGTATTTGATAGGAATCGATAATTTAGTCAAG attctcgaAGAACTCCCCGAGTACGGAGAACATCCTGATGACCAGTTAATGGTCACAGAGGAAGTGATTGCCAGAATGAAAAATACGAAATCGTAG
- the lfe-2 gene encoding Inositol-trisphosphate 3-kinase homolog (Partially confirmed by transcript evidence), whose amino-acid sequence MHTQPQSYQAPEQTHMRIENRRIEAGKGGTNLLLIIESRVDTLSINLPTLYSLLFTTNITILMSAPQHRQLRRAAHITKIASIDLCSLEEEDHEDLVLEESGHHPSDIQNEKPNRPPYSTLIRKRSGKVFRFVRPKLADLWHSRYHEASFDLGRRLGIGRRTQSCCEDVCDEEVSVETMAITALPMDVWLKERLKKWVQLSGHEGSIVPATPHTLYKKQCANCGEGRAYKNISKDPALDGFTPKYYDELEKNEEHFIEIEDLLQQFHDPTKTAIMDIKIGTRTFLESEVSNTKKRADLYEKMVAIDNDEPTEEERKCGAITKLRYMQFRERESSTAQLGFRIEAAKRLEGALEKNFKKVRTVEDVTTTFMDFFGTQRSRVRQQLIERLKSMRKAIEHSSFFNSHEVVGSSILIVFDTEKVGCWMIDFAKSSPVPNGRTLNHRTTWIPGNNEDGYLIGIDNLVKILEELPEYGEHPDDQLMVTEEVIARMKNTKS is encoded by the exons ATGCACACACAACCACAATCTTATCAAGCTCCAGAGCAGACGCACATGAGGATCGAAAATAGGAGAATAGAGGCTGGAAAAGGCGGGACTAACCTACTTCTTATCATTGAATCGAGAGTTGACACTCTCTCAATCAATCTTCCGACACTTTATTCTTTGTTATTCACAACTAATATAACTATACTAATGAGTGCTCCTCAACACCGTCAACTCCGTCGTGCAGCACATATTACGAAAATCGCGTCAATCGATTTATGTAGTCTCGAAGAAGAGGATCATGAGGATCTTGTTCTCGAAGAATCTGGGCATCATCCATCGgatattcaaaatgaaaaaccaaATCGTCCACCATATTCCACACTAATTCGTAAACGATCCGGTAAAGTGTTTCGGTTCGTTCGCCCAAAGCTTGCCGATTTATGGCATTCTCGATATCACGAAGCAAGTTTTGATCTCGGGCGTCGGCTCGGAATTGGCAGACGAACACAGTCCTGTTGTGAAGATGTATGCGATGAAGAG GTATCCGTCGAGACTATGGCCATCACAGCGTTGCCGATGGATGTTTGGCTGAAAGAACGACTCAAGAAATGGGTGCAGTTATCAGGACATGAAG GAAGCATTGTACCCGCCACGCCTCATACGTTATACAAGAAACAGTGTGCAAATTGTGGAGAAGGAAGAGCTTataagaatatttcaaaagacCCAGCACTTGATGGATTCACACCTAAATATTATGATGAACtggagaaaaatgaagagc aTTTTATCGAAATCGAAGATCTCCTGCAACAGTTCCATGACCCCACAAAAACCGCAATTATGGACATCAAAATCGGAACAAGGACATTTTTGGAATCAGAAGTATCAAACACCAAAAAACGGGCTGATCTTTACGAAAAAATGGTTGCGATTGATAATGACGAGCCGACAGAAGAGGAGAGAAAGTGTGGAGCAATCACAAAATTACGATACATGCAGTTTAGGGAACGAGAGAGCAGCACTGCACAGCTCGGATTTCGAATTGAGGCAGCCAAG AGGCTCGAAGGCGCATTggagaaaaacttcaaaaaagtacGAACAGTTGAAGATGTCACAACTACATTTATGGACTTCTTTGGAACTCAAAGAAGCCGTGTAAGACAACAATTAATTGAACGACTGAAATCAATGCGAAAAGCCATCGAACATTCATCATTCTTCAATTCACATGAAGTCGTCGGAAGCAGTATTCTGATTGTTTTTGATACGGAAAAAGTGGGATGCTGGATGATTGACTTTGCAAAGAGTTCACCGGTTCCTAATGGACGAACACTAAACCATCGGACGACGTGGATACCTGGGAATAATGAAGATGGGTATTTGATAGGAATCGATAATTTAGTCAAG attctcgaAGAACTCCCCGAGTACGGAGAACATCCTGATGACCAGTTAATGGTCACAGAGGAAGTGATTGCCAGAATGAAAAATACGAAATCGTAG
- the lfe-2 gene encoding Inositol-trisphosphate 3-kinase homolog (Confirmed by transcript evidence), with protein sequence MKRPKKLPSKLRLKISGNQRRRRDDTFVVWEEIPTPSVCDHRDTMNSEASSSPPSAPTQERLMQIISCFPYPTTRPASPQCLPKPSPESCEHRAFCDAFGKLVQVSVETMAITALPMDVWLKERLKKWVQLSGHEGSIVPATPHTLYKKQCANCGEGRAYKNISKDPALDGFTPKYYDELEKNEEHFIEIEDLLQQFHDPTKTAIMDIKIGTRTFLESEVSNTKKRADLYEKMVAIDNDEPTEEERKCGAITKLRYMQFRERESSTAQLGFRIEAAKRLEGALEKNFKKVRTVEDVTTTFMDFFGTQRSRVRQQLIERLKSMRKAIEHSSFFNSHEVVGSSILIVFDTEKVGCWMIDFAKSSPVPNGRTLNHRTTWIPGNNEDGYLIGIDNLVKILEELPEYGEHPDDQLMVTEEVIARMKNTKS encoded by the exons ATGAAACGGCCGAAAAAGCTCCCGTCCAAGTTGAGATTGaa AATAAGTGGAAACCAGCGTCGTCGTCGTGACGACACATTTGTCGTTTGGGAAGAGATTCCAACTCCATCAGTATGTGATCATCGAGATACAATGAACTCTGAGGCTTCATCGAGTCCACCATCTGCTCCAACACAAGAACGTCTCATGCAG ataatcaGCTGCTTCCCGTACCCGACGACGCGACCTGCGAGCCCTCAGTGTCTTCCGAAGCCGTCACCGGAGTCCTGTGAGCACCGAGCATTTTGTGATGCTTTCGGGAAGTTGGTGCAG GTATCCGTCGAGACTATGGCCATCACAGCGTTGCCGATGGATGTTTGGCTGAAAGAACGACTCAAGAAATGGGTGCAGTTATCAGGACATGAAG GAAGCATTGTACCCGCCACGCCTCATACGTTATACAAGAAACAGTGTGCAAATTGTGGAGAAGGAAGAGCTTataagaatatttcaaaagacCCAGCACTTGATGGATTCACACCTAAATATTATGATGAACtggagaaaaatgaagagc aTTTTATCGAAATCGAAGATCTCCTGCAACAGTTCCATGACCCCACAAAAACCGCAATTATGGACATCAAAATCGGAACAAGGACATTTTTGGAATCAGAAGTATCAAACACCAAAAAACGGGCTGATCTTTACGAAAAAATGGTTGCGATTGATAATGACGAGCCGACAGAAGAGGAGAGAAAGTGTGGAGCAATCACAAAATTACGATACATGCAGTTTAGGGAACGAGAGAGCAGCACTGCACAGCTCGGATTTCGAATTGAGGCAGCCAAG AGGCTCGAAGGCGCATTggagaaaaacttcaaaaaagtacGAACAGTTGAAGATGTCACAACTACATTTATGGACTTCTTTGGAACTCAAAGAAGCCGTGTAAGACAACAATTAATTGAACGACTGAAATCAATGCGAAAAGCCATCGAACATTCATCATTCTTCAATTCACATGAAGTCGTCGGAAGCAGTATTCTGATTGTTTTTGATACGGAAAAAGTGGGATGCTGGATGATTGACTTTGCAAAGAGTTCACCGGTTCCTAATGGACGAACACTAAACCATCGGACGACGTGGATACCTGGGAATAATGAAGATGGGTATTTGATAGGAATCGATAATTTAGTCAAG attctcgaAGAACTCCCCGAGTACGGAGAACATCCTGATGACCAGTTAATGGTCACAGAGGAAGTGATTGCCAGAATGAAAAATACGAAATCGTAG
- the phat-2 gene encoding ShKT domain-containing protein (Confirmed by transcript evidence): MNKSIFLVGAFLAVAFGQTCSPDRITAPCDVGLPCETGSTCDLTLLSCCLNADLITTVVPSNVVTDASGSTVTVATTIRSGSTVTSRTSSGTGCVDRVNSATGTSDCANRRALCNDANYFDVMTQQCPKTCGRCSSFSSTPTTGTCTDLKNPKTGTSDCASLRSFCNDSNYIDLMRTQCPRTCGFCGSSGSSSTTRSSATVSSGTCVDRVNPATGRSDCASNIGLCNNSAYQSVMRAQCPRTCGFCTSG; the protein is encoded by the exons ATGAATAAGTCTATTTTCCTAGTTGGAGCATTTTTGGCTGTCGCTTTCGGGCAAACGTGTAGCCCAGACAGAATTACTGCAC catgCGATGTTGGTTTGCCTTGTGAAACTGGATCTACTTGTGATCTTACTCTTTTAAGTTGCTGTCTCAATGCGGATCTCA TCACCACTGTGGTTCCATCTAACGTTGTCACCGACGCTTCGGGATCCACTGTGACTGTTGCCACGACTATCCGTAGTGGATCCACTGTCACTTCCCGCACTTCATCTGGAACAGGATGCGTTGATCGTGTCAATTCAGCTACAGGAACTTCTGATTGTGCTAATAGAAGAGCTCTCTGCAACGATGCCAACTACTTTGACGTCATGACTCAACAATGTCCAAAGACTTGCGGAAGATGCTCATCATTCTCTAGCACACCTACAACTGGTACATGCACTGACTTGAAGAACCCAAAGACGGGAACTTCGGACTGCGCAAGCCTGCGTTCTTTCTGTAATGATTCCAACTACATTGATCTGATGAGAACTCAATGCCCAAGAACTTGTGGATTCTGTGGAAGTTCCGGTTCATCTTCTACCACTAGATCCAGCGCAACTGTTTCTTCCGGAA CATGTGTCGACAGAGTCAACCCAGCCACCGGAAGATCTGATTGTGCATCCAACATTGGTCTTTGCAACAACTCAGCCTACCAATCCGTCATGCGTGCTCAATGTCCAAGAACCTGCGGATTCTGTACATCCGGATAA
- the lfe-2 gene encoding Inositol-trisphosphate 3-kinase homolog (Partially confirmed by transcript evidence): MSLSNRVRAHLVRSLLYIYTFIMGVGTSRHDKRQGCWSWGGSSNSEEKRMKRPKKLPSKLRLKISGNQRRRRDDTFVVWEEIPTPSVCDHRDTMNSEASSSPPSAPTQERLMQIISCFPYPTTRPASPQCLPKPSPESCEHRAFCDAFGKLVQVSVETMAITALPMDVWLKERLKKWVQLSGHEGSIVPATPHTLYKKQCANCGEGRAYKNISKDPALDGFTPKYYDELEKNEEHFIEIEDLLQQFHDPTKTAIMDIKIGTRTFLESEVSNTKKRADLYEKMVAIDNDEPTEEERKCGAITKLRYMQFRERESSTAQLGFRIEAAKRLEGALEKNFKKVRTVEDVTTTFMDFFGTQRSRVRQQLIERLKSMRKAIEHSSFFNSHEVVGSSILIVFDTEKVGCWMIDFAKSSPVPNGRTLNHRTTWIPGNNEDGYLIGIDNLVKILEELPEYGEHPDDQLMVTEEVIARMKNTKS, translated from the exons ATGTCCCTCTCAAATCGGGTCAGAGCACACCTAGTCAGGAGCCTGTTGTACATATACACTTTC ataatggGAGTCGGGACAAGTCGTCATGACAAACGCCAAGGCTGCTGGTCATGGGGAGg ATCATCCAATAGCGAAGAAAAACGGATGAAACGGCCGAAAAAGCTCCCGTCCAAGTTGAGATTGaa AATAAGTGGAAACCAGCGTCGTCGTCGTGACGACACATTTGTCGTTTGGGAAGAGATTCCAACTCCATCAGTATGTGATCATCGAGATACAATGAACTCTGAGGCTTCATCGAGTCCACCATCTGCTCCAACACAAGAACGTCTCATGCAG ataatcaGCTGCTTCCCGTACCCGACGACGCGACCTGCGAGCCCTCAGTGTCTTCCGAAGCCGTCACCGGAGTCCTGTGAGCACCGAGCATTTTGTGATGCTTTCGGGAAGTTGGTGCAG GTATCCGTCGAGACTATGGCCATCACAGCGTTGCCGATGGATGTTTGGCTGAAAGAACGACTCAAGAAATGGGTGCAGTTATCAGGACATGAAG GAAGCATTGTACCCGCCACGCCTCATACGTTATACAAGAAACAGTGTGCAAATTGTGGAGAAGGAAGAGCTTataagaatatttcaaaagacCCAGCACTTGATGGATTCACACCTAAATATTATGATGAACtggagaaaaatgaagagc aTTTTATCGAAATCGAAGATCTCCTGCAACAGTTCCATGACCCCACAAAAACCGCAATTATGGACATCAAAATCGGAACAAGGACATTTTTGGAATCAGAAGTATCAAACACCAAAAAACGGGCTGATCTTTACGAAAAAATGGTTGCGATTGATAATGACGAGCCGACAGAAGAGGAGAGAAAGTGTGGAGCAATCACAAAATTACGATACATGCAGTTTAGGGAACGAGAGAGCAGCACTGCACAGCTCGGATTTCGAATTGAGGCAGCCAAG AGGCTCGAAGGCGCATTggagaaaaacttcaaaaaagtacGAACAGTTGAAGATGTCACAACTACATTTATGGACTTCTTTGGAACTCAAAGAAGCCGTGTAAGACAACAATTAATTGAACGACTGAAATCAATGCGAAAAGCCATCGAACATTCATCATTCTTCAATTCACATGAAGTCGTCGGAAGCAGTATTCTGATTGTTTTTGATACGGAAAAAGTGGGATGCTGGATGATTGACTTTGCAAAGAGTTCACCGGTTCCTAATGGACGAACACTAAACCATCGGACGACGTGGATACCTGGGAATAATGAAGATGGGTATTTGATAGGAATCGATAATTTAGTCAAG attctcgaAGAACTCCCCGAGTACGGAGAACATCCTGATGACCAGTTAATGGTCACAGAGGAAGTGATTGCCAGAATGAAAAATACGAAATCGTAG